One window from the genome of Streptomyces sp. NBC_00708 encodes:
- a CDS encoding NAD(P)/FAD-dependent oxidoreductase encodes MARPRILVVGAGFAGVECVRRLERGLRPGEADIALVAPFSYQLYLPLLPQVASGVLTPQSVALSLRRSSRHRTRIIPGGAIGVDPAAKICVVRKITDEIVNEPYDYLVLSPGSVTRTFDIPGLLDHARGMKTLAEAAYVRDHVIAQLDLADASDDEEERASRLQFVVVGGGYAGTETAACLQRLTTNALRHYPRLDPKLIKWHLIDIAPKLMPELGDRLGASALKVLRDRGIEVSLGVSVAEAGPDTVKFTDGRVLPCRTLIWTAGVAASPLVGTFDAETVKGRLAVTPEMVLPGHDGIFALGDVAAVPDLAKGDGAVCPPTAQHAQRQGRRLADNLLAKLRDQPLQPYVHKDLGLVVDLGGKDAVSKPLGIELHGISAQAVARGYHWSALRTNVAKARVMANWLINATAGDDFVRTGFQMRKPATLRDFEYTDSYMTPEQVRKHTAALHTRM; translated from the coding sequence GTGGCACGACCCAGGATTCTCGTAGTCGGAGCCGGTTTCGCCGGGGTCGAGTGCGTACGCCGTCTGGAGCGGGGGCTGCGGCCCGGAGAAGCGGACATCGCCCTCGTCGCCCCGTTCTCGTACCAGCTCTACCTGCCCCTGCTGCCCCAGGTGGCGTCCGGGGTGCTGACCCCGCAGTCCGTCGCGCTGTCGCTGCGCCGCAGCAGCCGCCACCGCACCCGCATCATCCCCGGCGGGGCCATCGGCGTGGACCCCGCGGCGAAGATCTGCGTGGTCCGCAAGATCACCGACGAGATCGTGAACGAGCCGTACGACTACCTCGTCCTCAGCCCCGGCAGCGTCACCCGGACCTTCGACATCCCCGGCCTCCTCGACCACGCGCGCGGCATGAAGACGCTGGCCGAGGCCGCCTACGTACGCGATCACGTGATCGCGCAGCTCGACCTCGCGGACGCCAGCGACGACGAGGAGGAGCGTGCCTCCCGGCTCCAGTTCGTTGTGGTGGGCGGCGGCTACGCCGGCACCGAGACCGCGGCCTGCCTCCAGCGCCTCACCACCAACGCGCTGCGGCACTACCCCCGCCTCGACCCGAAGCTCATCAAGTGGCACCTGATCGACATCGCGCCCAAGCTCATGCCCGAACTCGGCGACCGGCTCGGCGCCAGCGCCCTCAAGGTGCTGCGCGACCGGGGCATCGAGGTCTCGCTCGGTGTGTCGGTCGCCGAGGCGGGGCCCGACACCGTGAAGTTCACCGACGGCCGGGTGCTGCCCTGCCGGACCCTGATCTGGACCGCCGGGGTCGCCGCCAGCCCGCTGGTGGGCACCTTCGACGCGGAGACCGTCAAGGGCCGGCTCGCCGTGACGCCCGAGATGGTGCTGCCGGGCCACGACGGCATCTTCGCGCTCGGCGACGTGGCCGCCGTGCCCGACCTGGCCAAGGGTGACGGCGCGGTGTGCCCGCCCACCGCCCAGCACGCGCAGCGCCAGGGCCGCAGGCTCGCCGACAACCTCCTGGCGAAGCTCCGCGATCAGCCGTTGCAGCCCTACGTCCACAAGGACCTCGGGCTCGTCGTGGACCTCGGCGGCAAGGACGCCGTCTCCAAGCCGCTCGGCATCGAACTGCACGGCATCAGCGCCCAGGCCGTGGCCCGCGGCTATCACTGGTCGGCGCTGCGCACCAACGTGGCCAAGGCCCGCGTCATGGCGAACTGGCTGATCAACGCCACCGCCGGCGACGACTTCGTCCGCACCGGCTTCCAGATGCGCAAACCGGCGACGCTCCGGGACTTCGAGTACACCGACAGCTATATGACCCCGGAACAGGTCCGCAAGCACACCGCCGCCCTCCACACCCGGATGTGA